A window of Pirellula sp. SH-Sr6A contains these coding sequences:
- a CDS encoding restriction endonuclease subunit S: protein MKRLGDVCGFDKSQGIHHGLPYVGLENIESHTGRFIGSSEPLEVKSSTFKFTREHVLYGRLRPYLNKVLAPDFEGHCSTEIFPIKPAPQLSREYLLYWLLADETVERINETCTGARMPRADMNDVLEFDFPLPPPAEQQRIVAVLDEAFAGIGIAQANAARNRLNARALFESHLQSVFSQSGNNWLERPLSELCDIKHGYAFEGEFFSNEGEYVLLTPGNFFEKGGYRDRGEKQKYYTGEIPRDYVLNEGDLLVAMTEQAAGLLGSPIIVPESSKFLHNQRLGLVTKKPGVPWINEFFFHVFNTLQVRKEIHASASGVKVRHTSPKKIGAVMVAFPNSISEQRKIVSTLASLATETQRLESFYTQKLAVLTELKKSLLHLAFRGQL from the coding sequence ATGAAGAGACTCGGCGACGTTTGTGGGTTCGACAAATCGCAAGGCATTCATCATGGTTTGCCTTACGTCGGACTTGAAAACATTGAGTCGCACACAGGTCGTTTCATTGGGTCAAGTGAGCCGCTGGAAGTCAAAAGCTCCACGTTTAAGTTTACCCGAGAGCACGTTCTTTATGGGCGGCTTCGCCCATATTTGAACAAGGTGCTTGCTCCAGATTTCGAGGGGCATTGCTCTACAGAAATCTTCCCAATAAAACCGGCGCCGCAACTTTCGCGAGAATACCTCCTCTACTGGCTTCTTGCCGACGAAACGGTTGAACGGATTAATGAAACATGCACTGGCGCACGGATGCCGCGAGCCGACATGAACGACGTTTTGGAGTTCGATTTCCCGCTTCCCCCGCCAGCCGAACAACAGCGGATCGTCGCCGTGCTGGACGAAGCATTTGCCGGTATCGGGATCGCCCAGGCCAACGCCGCAAGAAACCGCCTTAACGCCCGTGCGCTGTTTGAAAGCCACCTCCAAAGCGTGTTCTCTCAAAGTGGCAACAATTGGTTGGAGAGACCATTGTCCGAATTGTGCGATATCAAGCATGGCTATGCTTTTGAAGGTGAGTTCTTTTCCAACGAAGGAGAATACGTTTTGCTGACGCCTGGCAACTTTTTCGAAAAGGGCGGCTATCGTGACCGTGGTGAGAAACAGAAATACTATACGGGGGAGATTCCTCGTGACTACGTTCTAAATGAAGGCGACCTGCTCGTGGCGATGACGGAGCAGGCTGCTGGCCTACTCGGAAGTCCTATTATCGTTCCCGAGTCCAGTAAGTTTCTTCACAACCAGCGACTAGGCCTTGTGACCAAGAAGCCCGGTGTCCCATGGATAAATGAATTTTTCTTCCACGTCTTCAATACGCTACAGGTTCGAAAGGAGATTCATGCAAGCGCATCCGGAGTGAAGGTCCGACACACTTCACCGAAAAAGATTGGCGCCGTAATGGTTGCATTTCCAAATTCAATTTCCGAACAGAGAAAGATCGTTTCTACTCTGGCCTCTCTAGCGACCGAAACCCAACGGCTGGAGAGCTTCTATACGCAAAAACTAGCGGTGTTGACTGAATTGAAGAAGTCGTTACTGCATCTGGCCTTTAGAGGGCAACTTTGA
- a CDS encoding virulence RhuM family protein, whose product MTDETPQSELILYQTEDGETRIQCRFENETIWLTQSLIAELFQVTPQNVTLHLKSIYEEGELVQEATCKEFLQVRIEGGREVSRRLLHYSLPAILAVGYRVRSPRGTQFRQWATSRLTEYLVKGFTMDDERLKNPPGPGVPDYFDELLERIRDIRASEKRMYLRVREIFALAADYVQAEPETQRFFQVIQNKLHFAATGKTAPELIAERVDSSKPNMGLTTWKGDVVRKGDVTVAKNYLREDEIDGLNRIVVMFLDFAEDQARRRKQVFLSDWQTKLDEFLRFNDRSVLPDAGKVSRESADERANSEYDIFNERRRIAIETQAEQAAVKELEDTVKKLPKRKKPKQG is encoded by the coding sequence ATGACTGACGAAACTCCCCAATCAGAACTCATTCTCTACCAGACTGAAGATGGCGAAACTCGCATTCAGTGCCGATTTGAAAACGAGACCATTTGGCTTACTCAGTCACTTATTGCGGAACTGTTTCAAGTAACGCCTCAAAACGTTACCCTTCACCTCAAGTCGATTTACGAGGAGGGAGAACTGGTGCAGGAGGCAACTTGTAAGGAATTCTTACAAGTTCGAATTGAGGGTGGCAGAGAGGTTTCGCGTCGACTACTGCACTACAGTCTTCCGGCGATCCTCGCCGTGGGCTATCGAGTCCGCAGCCCGCGTGGCACTCAATTCCGCCAGTGGGCCACCAGCCGCTTGACCGAGTACCTGGTGAAAGGCTTCACCATGGACGATGAGCGTCTGAAGAATCCGCCGGGGCCTGGCGTTCCTGATTACTTCGATGAGCTACTCGAACGCATTCGTGACATCCGCGCGAGCGAGAAACGGATGTATCTTCGTGTTCGCGAAATTTTCGCGTTAGCTGCTGACTACGTTCAAGCTGAACCAGAAACGCAACGTTTCTTTCAGGTGATTCAAAACAAGCTACACTTTGCAGCAACTGGCAAGACAGCACCGGAGCTAATCGCGGAACGAGTGGACTCGTCTAAGCCGAATATGGGACTCACCACTTGGAAAGGTGACGTCGTTCGCAAGGGTGATGTTACTGTAGCCAAGAATTATCTCCGAGAAGATGAGATCGATGGACTCAATCGCATTGTCGTCATGTTTCTAGACTTCGCTGAAGATCAAGCCCGACGCCGCAAACAAGTTTTCCTGTCAGATTGGCAAACCAAGTTGGACGAATTCCTACGTTTCAATGATCGAAGCGTACTGCCGGACGCTGGCAAAGTCTCCCGAGAATCGGCAGATGAGCGTGCCAACTCCGAGTATGATATTTTCAACGAGCGACGCCGCATTGCCATCGAAACACAAGCCGAACAGGCTGCGGTAAAGGAGTTAGAAGACACAGTGAAAAAGTTGCCCAAGCGGAAGAAACCCAAGCAAGGATAG
- a CDS encoding N-6 DNA methylase codes for MFEQAFKNIDDVLWKDAGCTSELDYTEQSSWLLFLKYLDSLEADKATEAALSGKKYAYILDKPYRWETWAAPKGKDGKIDHNTALTGDDLTQFVNSKLFPYLMGFKQRATGPDTIEYKIGEIFGEIKNRIQSGYNLREIIDHIDELRFASQVEKHELSHLYESKIKNMGNAGRNGGEYYTPRPLERAIIQVVRPKLGETIYDGAGGSMGFLCEAFDYLRKQNPKRTTAQDRFLQQQTFYGKEKKSLAYVIGVMNMILHGIEAPNIIHTNTLTENLADIQEKDRYDIVLANPPFGGKERKEIQQNFPIRTGETAFLFLQHFIKILKAGGRAGIVIKNTFLSNTDNASVSLRKLLLESCNLHTVLDCPGGTFQGAGVKTVVLFFEKGSPTRKVWYYQLDPGRNLGKTNPLNDSDLAEFVELQKTFADSPKSWSVDAKMIDQSSFDLSVKNPNGNESVIYRSPLTIMKEIAALDAESAAVLETIKGLLV; via the coding sequence ATGTTTGAACAAGCTTTTAAGAATATCGACGACGTACTATGGAAAGACGCTGGTTGCACCAGCGAATTGGACTACACCGAGCAATCCTCCTGGCTGCTGTTCCTAAAATACCTCGACTCTCTGGAGGCAGACAAAGCGACGGAAGCAGCTCTCTCGGGTAAGAAATACGCATATATTCTCGACAAGCCGTACCGCTGGGAAACTTGGGCCGCGCCAAAAGGTAAGGATGGCAAGATCGATCACAACACTGCCCTCACCGGCGACGACCTAACTCAGTTCGTAAACAGCAAGCTCTTCCCATATCTGATGGGCTTCAAGCAGCGAGCCACCGGCCCGGACACCATCGAATACAAGATTGGGGAAATCTTCGGCGAGATCAAGAATCGCATTCAAAGTGGTTACAACCTGCGAGAGATTATCGACCATATCGACGAACTTCGCTTCGCCTCCCAAGTCGAGAAACACGAGCTTTCTCATCTATACGAATCCAAGATCAAAAACATGGGAAACGCCGGTCGTAACGGCGGCGAGTATTACACTCCACGCCCGCTAGAGCGCGCTATTATCCAGGTCGTTCGCCCGAAGCTTGGCGAGACGATTTATGACGGTGCTGGTGGCTCAATGGGCTTTCTTTGTGAAGCCTTCGACTACCTTCGCAAGCAGAACCCCAAACGAACTACTGCTCAGGACCGTTTCCTTCAACAGCAAACTTTCTATGGTAAAGAAAAGAAGTCGCTCGCATACGTTATCGGCGTCATGAACATGATCCTGCATGGGATCGAAGCGCCAAACATCATCCACACCAATACGCTTACCGAAAACCTCGCAGACATTCAGGAGAAGGATCGCTATGACATCGTGTTGGCCAACCCGCCGTTCGGTGGAAAGGAGCGAAAAGAGATTCAACAGAACTTTCCTATTCGCACCGGCGAGACAGCCTTCCTCTTCCTCCAGCATTTCATAAAAATCCTCAAAGCAGGCGGACGAGCGGGCATCGTTATCAAGAACACGTTTTTATCCAACACCGACAACGCTTCGGTGAGCTTACGAAAACTCTTGCTGGAAAGTTGCAATCTTCATACCGTGCTCGATTGCCCTGGCGGCACGTTCCAAGGGGCGGGAGTAAAAACGGTCGTACTTTTTTTTGAGAAAGGCTCACCAACTCGGAAGGTATGGTACTACCAGCTCGATCCAGGCCGTAATCTTGGCAAGACCAACCCGCTCAACGACTCAGACCTCGCCGAGTTTGTTGAATTGCAGAAAACGTTTGCCGACTCGCCCAAAAGCTGGAGCGTGGACGCCAAAATGATTGACCAATCAAGCTTCGACCTTTCAGTCAAGAATCCCAATGGTAACGAGTCAGTGATTTACCGCAGTCCTCTGACGATCATGAAAGAGATTGCCGCGTTGGACGCTGAGAGCGCGGCGGTGCTGGAAACTATTAAGGGACTTCTCGTATGA